One part of the Mangrovibacillus cuniculi genome encodes these proteins:
- a CDS encoding ABC transporter permease, which translates to MNKFFTSLGHTYLTKLKSKSFIITTAIFILAIIVLSNLSTIIDVFDREEDQEVVHMISADAEIASVVAAQLKAIDNELKIELVDESQEKQEKLVRDGTIDGLLVVNNDVTPFQATFFVESFTNEGLYNKLQAGLQQVYTMEMAGELNLSAEQVAQLNTPVSIEREALNEAAKSEEELSEARGLVYILLFIIYFSVIIYASMVATEVANEKSSRVMEILVSSISPVQQMFAKVFGIALLGMTQLAIILAVGYASLQMSLDDMTGGFYEFFGFGNTSVSTILYGFIFFVLGYLLYATLAAFLGSIVSRIEEVQQLIAPMTILIVIAFMLAINGLSNPEAGFVTVTSFIPFFTPMLMFLRVGMIEVPVYEVWLGIGILVATIVLLGWFGAKVYRGGVLMYGKSASFKDIKKALQLK; encoded by the coding sequence ATGAATAAGTTTTTTACCAGCTTAGGTCACACGTATTTGACCAAATTAAAATCAAAATCATTTATTATCACAACGGCCATTTTCATACTTGCTATTATTGTATTAAGTAATCTTTCTACCATCATTGATGTATTTGACCGTGAAGAAGATCAAGAGGTCGTTCACATGATTAGTGCTGATGCAGAGATCGCTTCTGTCGTAGCAGCACAACTAAAAGCAATAGATAACGAATTGAAAATAGAGTTAGTAGATGAATCCCAAGAAAAGCAAGAGAAATTAGTAAGAGACGGCACAATTGATGGACTATTGGTCGTAAATAATGATGTTACACCGTTCCAAGCAACTTTTTTCGTGGAATCTTTTACAAATGAAGGCTTGTATAACAAACTTCAAGCAGGTCTTCAACAAGTGTATACAATGGAAATGGCTGGAGAACTAAATTTAAGCGCTGAACAAGTAGCGCAGTTAAATACTCCAGTATCTATTGAGAGGGAAGCCTTAAATGAAGCGGCAAAGTCTGAAGAAGAGCTTAGTGAGGCTCGTGGACTAGTGTATATTCTTCTCTTCATCATTTATTTCAGTGTCATCATATATGCTTCCATGGTAGCGACAGAAGTTGCGAATGAAAAATCCTCGAGAGTAATGGAAATCTTGGTTTCTAGTATATCTCCTGTTCAACAAATGTTTGCAAAGGTATTTGGTATTGCATTGTTAGGTATGACTCAACTTGCAATTATATTAGCGGTTGGATATGCATCGTTACAAATGAGTTTGGATGACATGACAGGTGGTTTTTATGAGTTCTTTGGCTTTGGAAATACATCTGTGTCCACTATTTTGTATGGATTTATCTTCTTTGTTTTAGGGTACTTATTGTATGCAACACTAGCTGCTTTCCTTGGCTCGATAGTGAGTAGAATAGAAGAGGTTCAACAACTGATTGCACCAATGACCATTCTCATCGTGATTGCCTTTATGTTAGCTATAAACGGACTGTCGAATCCGGAAGCTGGTTTTGTGACGGTTACTTCATTTATTCCGTTTTTCACACCAATGCTTATGTTCCTAAGAGTTGGAATGATAGAAGTGCCAGTCTATGAAGTATGGTTAGGTATTGGTATTTTAGTAGCGACAATTGTTTTATTAGGTTGGTTCGGTGCAAAAGTTTACCGTGGTGGGGTGTTAATGTACGGCAAATCAGCATCATTTAAGGATATTAAGAAAGCGTTGCAGTTAAAATAA
- a CDS encoding metallophosphoesterase family protein, which produces MYFLHKMFDQLHESGIEIILCFGNHDGFYLQHATVPDFVHVFKEQVETISIQASSGEEVYFHGFSYYSQHVKEDKLSHYPLRGPSGVHIGILHGQEKGSEESNNYAPFTIPSLVEKQYDYWALGHIHQTLTLYQKPIIQYAGSIQGANRKEEGEKGGILVEFKNGQVSTEFISTSPVVWKKVVVDLRAEGTISLMIDKIKKEVSSIISNEVFWMIHLQLTISEDATDLFGKPLTENFLLEWFEESLSSYEQGYWIEHVSTKKVFSVDNSSDFHQAISSYITDLPKKEVIELVKEIYYQPSIYSLLSNEMDEEGLQEESLKACFELLEEVKVSR; this is translated from the coding sequence ATTTATTTCTTACATAAAATGTTTGATCAACTGCACGAAAGTGGGATTGAAATCATCCTTTGCTTCGGAAATCACGATGGTTTCTATTTGCAACATGCCACTGTCCCAGATTTTGTGCATGTGTTTAAAGAACAGGTAGAAACTATTTCCATACAAGCAAGTTCTGGAGAAGAAGTGTATTTTCATGGATTTAGTTACTATTCTCAACATGTAAAAGAAGACAAACTATCACATTACCCTTTAAGAGGTCCTAGTGGAGTTCATATTGGAATTCTTCACGGTCAAGAAAAAGGGAGTGAAGAGTCGAATAATTATGCTCCATTCACGATTCCATCGCTAGTAGAAAAACAATATGACTACTGGGCTCTCGGACATATTCACCAAACATTGACTTTGTATCAAAAACCAATCATTCAATATGCCGGCTCTATCCAAGGAGCAAATAGAAAAGAAGAAGGCGAAAAGGGCGGAATACTAGTCGAGTTTAAGAATGGCCAAGTATCTACAGAATTTATTTCAACAAGTCCAGTTGTGTGGAAAAAGGTTGTAGTAGATCTCAGAGCAGAAGGTACTATTTCGCTTATGATCGATAAAATAAAGAAAGAAGTCTCCTCGATTATCTCCAACGAAGTTTTCTGGATGATTCATTTACAGTTAACTATTTCAGAGGATGCTACCGATCTATTCGGTAAACCGTTAACGGAAAATTTCTTACTAGAGTGGTTTGAGGAATCTTTATCTTCTTATGAACAAGGGTATTGGATTGAACATGTCAGTACGAAGAAGGTATTTTCAGTGGATAATTCATCAGATTTCCATCAAGCAATATCTTCCTATATAACTGATCTACCTAAAAAAGAAGTAATAGAATTGGTGAAAGAAATATATTATCAACCTTCTATCTATTCTCTTTTATCAAATGAAATGGACGAAGAAGGGTTACAAGAAGAGTCTTTAAAAGCATGTTTTGAGTTATTGGAAGAGGTGAAAGTTAGTCGATGA